Sequence from the Chanodichthys erythropterus isolate Z2021 chromosome 12, ASM2448905v1, whole genome shotgun sequence genome:
AAGAGTTTTGTTTTGGTTGATTAACACTTTTAACTGGTTTATAATGAGAAATATTTGATATGCTAATaaacaaaagaaacattttttatttgatttgatgATGTTTAAGCAGCCAGCTGATAACAGTCAATAGTTTACGAGGTTAACATGAGTTACAGCACAGCTAAGAGTTTGGCGCCACCTTGTGTCCATCAAGTTATTCAGATTTGTAAGATTGTATCACTTTACAAGGTTTAGTTCACTAACAATggaaaatacttctaaagcagaaagaaaacctttattatttttgtgtattttccAACCACTACACATTTAAGATAATCATGTTGCCTAAAATAAAGTCCATAAAGCGCATGAATGTGTGATTAACTCATTCATGTTAATGCAGGAGGTGACAGACAGAGTCCAGCGCTTTACTTCTCTACTGCCGCCGCTCGGTATAATCGTCCTCCCAGATCTTCCAGTTTGTCTCTCTTGTCCAGATCCTGATAGAGTCCAGCAGGAACCGGGCTGATCCCGTAGAGCAGGCCGAACAGACAGCCGGCGATCAGACCCGTCGCGCTGCTCTCACCTGAAACATCACATTCACACACCTTTGATCTAAAGGCTTCCggataaatgacaaaataaggAGTGTTTTAATGAAGCGTTCCTGACCTCCGTGAAACATGGCCCGTTTGCACAGCTCCTCCCAGCTGGATCCGGCGGCGAGCAGAGCGTCGTACGCGATCATGGGAGCGTCGTGACCCCTGCGGCCCGGACAGCCTTCAGAACTCCAGCGCTTGTacatctgaacacacacaccagcACCAGAACCTGTGAGCCCACTCGGGTTCAGTCAGTCCTGTGAGATGAGCTCATGTGAGGAACCCAAAGGACTGGAGTAATTACATTACTCATAATTATTCATTATcataaatatgagacaaaaagTCTCAGTTATAACAGTCAAAATTATGTTGTTAAAATGTGTAATTGACgtcacaattatgagataaagtcataattgacaaaacatcaaaattacGAGATGAGATAAAATGAGATACTGAGTCATaaaaattatgagattaaaaagtcaaagTCATAAATATGGAAAAAATCAAAGTAATGAGAttctaaatcataattatgtgataaaaagtcaaaaatatGAGAtacaaaatcaaaattatgagcTAAAGAAGtcaataagtcaaaattatgacaaaaagtgaAAAATCATGAgcttaaaaagtcaaaattatatgATACTAAAccatgagataaaaagtcacattatgagataaaaataagtcattttgtcGCAGTTATGACTTTTCACTGTATTTCAGTGTTAATAtcagataaaaagtcataattatgacaaaaagttgagATTATAAGATACTAAgttattgtgagaaaaaaaatctaaattatgtcctgaaaagtcaaaattatgacagtgAAAATGATTAgcttaaaaagtcaaaatatgagatgacaaaaatgtgtaattatgagaaaaaaagataaTGTGAGTTGAaaaattgttataattgtgTTGTAAAAAGTTATAATCATGACAAAaatgctttttatgtcacaaaATTCTGATTGTTAGATgttaatttctgaaaaaaagtcataattatgacaaaagtcaaaattatgagataaaaagtcatgaCTATGAGATAGCCATTCAAAATAAGATACTGTCATTATGAGctaaaaagtctaaattatgagataaagaccaaatatttcagtaaatatgcaataaaaagtagaaattgtgagatatttagtcattgtgagataaaaagtaaaaatatgaaatgataGAGTGataattatgtaaaattatGCTGCAAAAAGTTGAAACGTAAAagtttttatatcataattatgattttaatgTCAGTGTTAATGTGATTAATCCGGAGGACTGCGGTGGGATGAATGTGTTTGACCTTGTCTGTCTCTTCAGCGTCGTATGGCTCAGGAAACATGGCTTTACTCTCGCCGTCTTCGATCCCTCTCTCCTCCAGATAAAACTGCCATTTGGCCTCAAAGTAAAACCACTTCTCCTGGTATTCTGGACAGCAGAAGAACACGTCAGCACTTTGCTGTGTTGTTCTTACGCTGTCAGAGGTCCAGAGCCGCTCACCTGCCATGTGTCGGATGGTTTTCCTGCAGTATTCCTCGGCTTTGGGAATGACCGTCAAGAGGTCGCGACCCCAGGTCTGCAGCGGTTTGCCCTGGATCGCGTATGAGGCGAAGAGCGCGGTGCACAGAGAGCCCAGGAACCCTGCGCACAGAACAGACCCGTCAGTGAAGGAGTGATGGAGTGATGCGTGCTCCTCGTGTCATGATGCCGCACCTATAGGGTGATTGTGGGTCATTCGGCCCGTCTCGATGCTCACTTCTACCAGATTGTCCAGCCGCTCAGGCTGCCAGTAGCGCATGCCCACACACATGGCTTTAGTCGCAGCTCCGTGACCAGATCCTGCAGGAACAACAGCATCAGACTGGAGCAAACAGGACGAGGAAAGGCATTTCATACAGTTGAATTTTAATTATGAGATGAAAACTCacattatgagataaaaacgtcataattataacaaaaagtcttaattatgagataaaaactcacattatgagatgaaaatataattatgacaaaaagtcttaattatgagataaaaacgTCATAATTCtaacaaaaaatcttaatgagataaaaactcacattatgagataaaaacGTCATAATTATAACAGTcttaattatgagataaaactcattatgagataataacatcataattataacaaaaagtcttaattatgagataaaactcacattatgagataataacatcataaatataacaaaaagtcttaattatgagataaaaacgtcataattataacaaaaaatcttaattatgagataaaaactgacattatgagatgaaaacatcataattatgacaaaaagacTTAATTATGACGAAAAGTcttaattatgagataaaaactcACATTATGAGATGAAGACGTCATTATGACAAAGTTGTAATTGTGCTGTAAAAGgataaaaactgacaaaaattgACAAAAAGCTTTTTGTCACAATTGACTTTTTACTGAAagtcaaaataataacattccaagtcaattattttataaaaagacaaaatgtgatgaaagtcataattatgacaaaaagtcataattatgctATAAAAAGTTAAGACTTTCTAAGTCATTATGagttaaaatgtcaaaatgatgaTAGTGAAAATGATGAGcttaaaaagtctaaatatGAGATGAAAGTCATGAGTAATTATGagtaattatgagaaaaaacacaACGTGAGatgaaaaagtcataattatgaatcTGACTTTGAACGTTGGTTTGAAGAAGCCGAATGAGAGACGGATTCTCAGTCCATCTGTACCTTTCTCGTTGAACGGCGTGTGCCAGGCTAACAGGAAGTTGTGGGGCTTGAGGTTGGCGCATCCCTCCACAGTGCTGGGCTCCGGAGCTCGACCCTGCAGACTCACCATGGCCTCCACATAGAGCCGCACCAGCTCCCGGTACAGATCCTCCAGACACCAGTAATCTGATGATGTGGCAGACACAGACAGGATCAAATCCTCCGGCTGCCGGAGCACGAGTGGCATCCGCAGCAGCGCTCTGCATGTGTCAGGACTAGTTTGGCAGTGATTATCCGCGGCTGATTACAGTGTTTGTGTGAGGAGGACGGAAGGCATTTCAGGCACATTAGTGCTCCTCAGGGACCGGGCCAGAAAACAGATGAAGGCCACACGGACTCTCGTGTGTCATGACAGGAAGCTCAATCAGGAGCTGATTAACTTCTGCAGGCTCAACATAATCAATACGTGACACTGATATATGCACTGATGCATTATGTGTCAGGGAAGGTTCTGGCACAAACGTTCTTCTAACGTTAATAGAGCGTT
This genomic interval carries:
- the adprhl1 gene encoding inactive ADP-ribosyltransferase arh2 isoform X2; its protein translation is MEKFQAAMVLGGVGDALGYRKGRWEMCTSGTQIQKELAALGGLEALKLDADHWPLSDGVLMHMTTAEGLITDYWCLEDLYRELVRLYVEAMVSLQGRAPEPSTVEGCANLKPHNFLLAWHTPFNEKGSGHGAATKAMCVGMRYWQPERLDNLVEVSIETGRMTHNHPIGFLGSLCTALFASYAIQGKPLQTWGRDLLTVIPKAEEYCRKTIRHMAEYQEKWFYFEAKWQFYLEERGIEDGESKAMFPEPYDAEETDKMYKRWSSEGCPGRRGHDAPMIAYDALLAAGSSWEELCKRAMFHGGESSATGLIAGCLFGLLYGISPVPAGLYQDLDKRDKLEDLGGRLYRAAAVEK